Proteins encoded together in one Cicer arietinum cultivar CDC Frontier isolate Library 1 chromosome 4, Cicar.CDCFrontier_v2.0, whole genome shotgun sequence window:
- the LOC101499376 gene encoding signal peptide peptidase-like — translation MKNTERIANLALAGLTLAPLVVKIDPNVNVILTACVTVFVGCYRSVKPTPPAETMSNEHAMRFPFVGSAMLLSLFLLFKFLSKDLVNTVLTLYFFVLGIVALSATLLPSIKRFLPKHWNEDLIVWHFPYFRSLEIEFTKSQIVAAIPGTFFCGWYALQKHWLANNILGLAFCIQGIEMLSLGSFKTGAILLVGLFFYDIFWVFFTPVMVSVAKSFDAPIKLLFPTSDSARPFSMLGLGDIVIPGIFVALALRFDVSRGKQPQYFKSAFLGYTFGLALTIVVMNWFQAAQPALLYIVPAVIGFLAAHCIWNGDVKQLLEFDEAKTAKSSEEESDKSSKKVE, via the exons ATGAAAAACACCGAGAGAATTGCGAATTTGGCTTTAGCAG GTTTAACCTTAGCACCTCTTGTTGTGAAAATAGATCCAAATGTAAATGTTATCTTGACTGCTTGCGTCACTGTGTTTGTGGGATGTTACCGTTCTGTCAAACCAACTCCGCCTGCT GAGACAATGTCCAATGAACATGCTATGCGTTTTCCCTTTGTTGGGAGCGCAATGTTGTTATCACTTTTCTTGCTCTTCAAGTTTCTATCTAAGGACTTGGTCAACACTGTCTTGACTCTCTACTTCTTTGTACTGGGGATTGTTGCCTTGTC GGCAACATTACTACCATCTATCAAACGATTTTTGCCAAAGCATTGGAATGAGGACCTCATAGTCTGGCACTTTCCATATTTCCGCT CTTTGGAGATTGAGTTTACAAAGTCACAGATCGTCGCTGCAATCCCTGGAACCTTTTTTTGTGGATGGTATGCTTTACAGAAGCATTGGCTGGCAAATAACATCTTGGGTCTTGCTTTCTGTATACAG GGAATTGAAATGCTCTCTCTTGGGTCTTTCAAGACTGGTGCTATTCTGTTG GTTGGGCTCTTTTTTTACGACATTTTCTGGGTTTTCTTCACGCCAGTGATGGTTAGCGTTGCAAAATCATTTGATGCTCCAATAAAG CTTTTGTTCCCCACATCAGATTCTGCAAGGCCATTTTCGATGCTTGGACTTGGTGACATTGTCATCCCTG GTATCTTTGTAGCATTGGCCTTGCGTTTTGATGTTTCTAGAGGAAAACAGCCCCAATATTTCAAGAGTGCATTTTTAGGATACACTTTTGGCTTGGCCCTCACAATAGTTGTGATGAACTGGTTTCAGGCAGCTCAG CCCGCTCTTTTATATATTGTACCCGCTGTTATTGGATTTTTGGCTGCTCATTGCATATGGAATGGTGATGTCAAACAG TTATTGGAGTTCGACGAGGCGAAGACAGCCAAATCATCTGAAGAAGAGAGTGACAAATCTAGCAAAAAGGTTGAATGA
- the LOC101499684 gene encoding rhomboid-like protein 11, chloroplastic: MAQVVAVAAAFKFNSSICKPTHHHSFFSPPPTFKIKHPPNPRLSHHSLFMLPSPSLTSCNTNKSDMISQLEMGKPEKHEREQEKRVNGIFWIILLNIGIFVADQFFQVDGIKALYLFHNRPDWFQFLTATFCHANWKHLSSNLFFLYIFGKLVEEEGGSFALWLSYILTGVGANLVSWLVLPRSTVSVGASGAVFGLFTISVLVKMSWDWRKILEVLILGQFVIERVMEAAQASTSLPGTIRGGYSLQNVNHIAHLSGALVGVLLVWLLSKVPSDSSDR, from the exons ATGGCACAAGTTGTTGCAGTTGCAGCAGCGTTCAAATTCAACTCTTCAATTTGCAAACCTACTCACCACCACTCCTTCTTCTCTCCACCTCCCACCTTCAAAATCAAACACCCTCCCAATCCACGTCTTTCTCACCATTCCCTCTTTATGCTTCCTTCTCCTTCTCTCACTTCATGCAATACCAACAAATCAG ATATGATATCACAGTTGGAAATGGGGAAACCGGAGAAGCATGAGAGGGAACAGGAGAAACGAGTCAACGGGATATTCTGGATCATACTCCTCAACATTGGAATATTCGTGGCTGACCAGTTTTTTCAG GTTGATGGCATCAAGGCTTTATATTTGTTTCATAACAGGCCTGATTGGTTCCAGTTTCTCACAGCAACATTTTGTCATGCTAATTG GAAACATCTTTCTAGCAACCTTTTCTTCTTATACATTTTTG GAAAGCTTGTTGAAGAAGAGGGAGGAAGCTTTGCTTTGTGGCTTTCTTACATTCTTACTGGTGTTGGAGCAAACCTTGTTTCCTGGCTGGTTTTACCAAGAAGCACAGTCTCAGTTGGAGCTTCTGGTGCTGTTTTTGGGTTATTTACTATCAGCGTCCTTGTGAAG ATGTCCTGGGATTGGAGGAAGATCCTTGAAGTGCTTATATTGGGTCAGTTTGTTATTGAGAGG GTTATGGAAGCAGCTCAAGCTTCAACATCATTACCAGGAACCATTCGTGGAGGCTACTCATTGCAAAATGTCAATCATATTGCACATCTTTCTGGTGCTCTTGTTGGTGTTCTCTTGGTTTGGCTTCTTAGCAAAGTTCCTTCCGATTCTTCAGACCGATAA